A part of Prolixibacteraceae bacterium genomic DNA contains:
- the rplO gene encoding 50S ribosomal protein L15, protein MELHNLQPAKGSTHSDKRIGRGQGSGFGGTSTRGHKGAKSRSGYSRKVGFQGGQMPLQRLVPKFGFKNINRVEYKGVNLGSLQAVADKHETTTIDKALLIKAGLVSKNDLVKILGNGEITSKLEVKANAFSKSAKEAIEKLSGTTEIL, encoded by the coding sequence ATGGAGTTGCACAATCTACAACCTGCGAAAGGTTCCACTCACTCTGATAAGCGAATTGGCCGTGGTCAAGGATCTGGTTTTGGTGGTACCTCGACACGTGGGCACAAAGGTGCTAAGTCTAGATCAGGATATAGCCGCAAAGTTGGTTTTCAAGGAGGTCAGATGCCTCTACAACGTTTGGTTCCTAAATTTGGTTTTAAGAACATCAACCGTGTAGAGTACAAAGGAGTTAACTTGGGATCACTTCAGGCTGTTGCTGATAAGCATGAGACTACAACAATAGATAAAGCGTTATTGATTAAGGCTGGGCTAGTTTCTAAAAATGATTTGGTAAAAATCTTGGGAAATGGCGAAATTACTTCTAAATTAGAGGTGAAAGCAAATGCTTTTTCTAAAAGCGCAAAAGAAGCTATTGAAAAGTTATCTGGAACAACAGAAATACTCTAA
- the rpmD gene encoding 50S ribosomal protein L30, producing MAKIKVTQVKSAIGATKTQKRNLEALGLRKLNGSVEHDASPVILGMINVVKHLVKVVEL from the coding sequence ATGGCAAAAATAAAAGTAACACAAGTAAAAAGCGCAATTGGAGCTACTAAGACCCAAAAGCGTAATCTAGAAGCACTTGGTTTGCGTAAACTGAATGGTAGTGTTGAGCATGATGCATCTCCAGTAATTCTAGGTATGATTAATGTTGTTAAACACCTTGTTAAGGTCGTTGAATTATAA
- the rpsE gene encoding 30S ribosomal protein S5, translated as MAQNIRNVKTSDIELKDRLVAINRVTKVTKGGRTFSFSAIVVVGNENGIVGWGLGKANEVTTAISKGVEAAKKNLINVPVLKGTIPHEQYAKFGGARVFMKPASSGTGVKAGGAMRAVLESAGVHDILAKSKGSSNPHNLVKATFNALAELRDAQTVAAHRGVSLDKVFNG; from the coding sequence ATGGCACAAAATATACGTAACGTAAAAACAAGCGACATCGAACTTAAAGATCGATTGGTTGCTATTAACCGTGTTACTAAAGTGACAAAAGGTGGTCGTACCTTTAGTTTTTCTGCTATTGTAGTAGTAGGTAACGAGAACGGTATCGTAGGATGGGGTCTTGGTAAAGCTAATGAAGTAACTACTGCTATCTCTAAAGGGGTAGAAGCAGCGAAAAAGAACTTGATCAATGTACCTGTTCTAAAGGGAACTATTCCTCACGAGCAATACGCTAAATTTGGTGGTGCGCGTGTATTCATGAAGCCTGCATCTTCGGGTACCGGAGTAAAGGCTGGTGGTGCAATGCGTGCAGTACTAGAGAGTGCTGGAGTTCACGATATCCTAGCTAAGTCGAAAGGTTCTTCGAATCCTCACAACTTGGTAAAGGCTACTTTTAATGCTCTTGCAGAGCTTCGCGATGCACAAACTGTTGCTGCACACCGTGGGGTTTCTCTTGACAAAGTGTTTAACGGATAA